The Thermofilaceae archaeon DNA segment CGCCGGTGCCTCACCAACGATGATGGACCCCTCGTCGGGCTCAACCCTCGGCAGCCCATCAATCGTCCAGTAGCTCTCCCCCAGGTACTTGTCGGTCAAGAGGATGACGGGAACCTGGTAGCGCCACGCAAGGTTCAGCGCCTCGCAGGTCAGCTGGTAGGCTTCAACCGGATCGCCCGGTGCCAACACAACGCGCGGGAACTCGCCGTGAGAAGCGTGGATGGCGAACCTCAAGTCGCCTTGAGCTGTGTGAGTGGGGAGCCCAGTGCTCGGTCCCGCCCGCTGGACGTTCACGACCACGATCGGCGTCTCAGTCATCGCGGCTTCGCCGAGCGCCTCAGCCATCAGAGAGAAACCGGGGCCTGAGGTTGCGACGACAGCCCTCGCTCCGGCGTACGCGGCTCCCACAGCCATGTTGATGGCCGCTAGCTCGCACTCGGCTTGAACCACGATAGCTCCAACCTCCTCCTGAACTTCAGCTAAGAAATGGAGGATGGGGGAGGCGGGCGTGATCGGGTAGGCTGCGAAGAAGCTCATGCCCCCGGCTAGCGCCCCCAACGCGACAGCCGAGTTACCGTCTAAGAGCAGGCGCCCCCCTCGCGGCTCATACTTGAGCTTGAGGCTGGATAAGGCTTCAAGCTTAACCCCCAACTCGTAAGCCATCGTCGCGACTCGCACGTTGAGCTCCGCGAGCCTCTCCCGACCCCTGTAGTAGCTCTTCACCGCCTCGAGAATCGGCTCCAGCCTCGCACCCATCATTGCTAGGAGGGCGCTCAAACCCGCGACGTTCACCGCCACGGGAGGCGCACCAGCCTTTTCCACAACCTCTCGGAGGCCCAGCGCTACGATGCGCGCGTTGCTGCAAAGCCCCTTTGCAACAGACTCGTCGCAGACGACTACCCCTCTACCCCCCAATCTCGCTTCGTGCAACCTGATGGTCTCCGCGTCGAGCGCGAGCAGCGCGTCGATCGACCGGCAGTGCGCGTACACGTTTTCGCCCAATCGACCCCTGACGAGAACCCACTGGTGCCCGCCCCGGATCGTACTAGGGTACTCGTTCGTCGCGAAGACGCTGTAGCCGTGGTAGAGCAGGGCTCTCGCTGCGATCGCTCCGGTGGCGAACACGCCCGAGCCGGCCGGCCCGCCAACCAGGACGGCTAGCTCCTTGGCAGCCATTACGCACGCGGTAGCTCAGAGTATGATATTTGTTGCTACTCATCGCGCGAAACACCATTGGAGCGCGCGTGCAGCCTCCGTTGCGAAACGGGCGATACCGCCAACCGTCCGCTAAAACTTCATTAACGGGGAGGCAGCCCCCCTGCCGACTCATTAGGCGTCCACATTTATTTACCGTTCGCCCCGATCCTCAAGCGTGAGCGAAAGCTCCTCTCAACTGCTCAGGACCGTGTTAACGACCCTACGAAGAGGGATTGAGCTGGGAGGTTTCCCGGAGCAGTTTTACACCATCCTGAGCAAGCCGGAAAGGGTGGTCATCGTCTCGATACCGGTCCGCATGGACGACAACAGGCTTGAGGTCTTCGAGGGCTTCAGAGTCCAGCACTGCAGCGCTCTGGGCCCCTACAAGGGCGGGATCCGATTCAACCCAAACGTCACGCTGGAGGACGATATCGCGCTAGCGATGCTGATGACTCTGAAGAACTCCCTTGCCGGCTTACCCTATGGGGGTGGGAAAGGGGCTGTTCGGGTGGACCCCCGCAAGCTCTCCCGGCGCGAACTGGAGATGCTGTCGAGAGGATACGTAAGAGCCCTATACTCCGTTCTCGGCGAGCTTCTCGATATCCCCGGACCCGACTCTGGGACCGATCAGCAAGTGATGGCGTGGATGGTCGACGAGTACAGCAGGTTGAAGGGCTATCCCAGCCCCGCCTCCTTCACGGGTAAGCCGGTGGAGCTTGGCGGCGACCCGGCGAGGGTTTACGCGACCGGCTTCGGGTGCGCCGTAATCACGAAGCTGGCCGCTGAGGAATTCATCGGGACCTCGAAGGGGTTGACGCTGGCCATCCAGGGCTTCGGGAACGTGGGCTCCTGGCACGCCTACTGGGCCTCCAAGATGGGCTTCAAGATCGTCGCAATATCCGATATCGGCGGCACGGTGTACGACCCCTCCGGCATCGACGTGGAAAAGGCAATGAAGGTCGTGAGGGAGACAGGAACGATCTACAATTACCCCGGTGGTGAGCACTCGAGGGATACGAAGGGGGCTCTCTACGCCGACGCCGATATCGTCGCCCCAGACGCGCTCGAGAACCAACTGACGGTCGAGAACGCGCACCTCGTCAAAGCGAAGATCGTGGTGGAGGGCGCCAACGGCCCCACCACCCCTGAGGCCGAGAGGATCCTGGCCGAGAGAGGAATCGTCGTGGTCCCGGACATGCTCGCCAACGCGGGTGGAGTTGTTACGAGCTACTTCGAGTGGGCTCAAAACCTTCAGCGCTGGAGCTGGGGCGAGGAGGAGACGAGGTCCAGGCTGGCAAAACTGATGGAGTCCAACTTCAGGAGGGTGTGCGAGCACTGGGAGAAGCTGAGGAGCCAGCGCAAGGACGCGTCCATGAGGGATGCGGCTGTCGTGGCCGCGCTGCAGCGCGTGTACGACGCCATGAAGCTTCGCGGCTGGATTTAAACCCCCGACCTCGAGCTTCGCTTATATCTTCCCCATTCACGGCTCGCGCGTGGAAGAGGTCAGAAGACAGAAGGAGGAGATCAGGAGGAGGGTTTGGAGGCTGCTGAGGGAGAAGGGGGTTGCTAGGCCGCCCTTCCCCATTGAGGGGAGGATCCCGAACTTCGCGGGTGCCGAGGCGGCGGCCGCGCTGCTGGTACGCTCACGGGCCTTCCAGAAGGCCGAAGTAGTTTTCTGCAACCCCGATTCGCCGCAGAGGCCCGTCAGAGAGGCGGCACTGCACTACGGAAAGATGGTCGTGATGGCGTCGCCGAGGCTGAGGAGCGGGTTCCTCGTGCTGAACCCCTCCAAGATCCCCCGGAGCGCCTACCGGGAGGCCTCCACAATCGCCGGGGCCTTCAAGTACGGCAGCCAGACTCTCGACAAGCTGCCGCAGATCGATCTGAAGGTCGCCGGCAGCGTAGCAGTCAGCGCAGAGGGGGGGAGGGTGGGGAAGGGGGGCGGCTTCAGCGATCTCGAGTACGCCATTCTCAGGGAGCTCGGCGTTATCGACGAAGGGGTCCCGATCGCAACGACAGTCCACGACCTGCAGATCGTCGAGCGGATCCCGATGCTGAAGCACGATGTCCCCGTCGACCTCATCTTCACCCCCAAGGGCCAAATCGAAGTGAGCGGGCCGCGAAGGAGGCCTGAGGGGGTCTACTGGGAGCTGCTCAGCCGCGACAAGCTGGAATCGATACCGGTGCTAAAGATTCTCATGGAGAGGAGGAACCTCTAGAAAGCTTCCTTCACCGCGTGCCGGTAGCTCAAACTTTAAAGCGCGGATGGCTTACCCACCGCGTGCCAGAGGGCTTCCGCGCGGCCGTCGAGGAAGCCGTGAGCGAGTACAACAGGCTGCACGGCGTTGAGGCTAGAGCCAGGATCGTGGAGCTGTCCAGCGACAGCTTCAAAGTGGAGTTCACGGGGAGCTTCTGCCTTACCTGCGGCTTCTACGACTACTTCGACGATTTAGCGTACCTTGTTAGAGAAAGGGGTTACCCGGTTAAAGCCGTGAGCATCGAAGAGCGGGAGGGGGGCGCTATCGTCGAGTACAGGGTCACGGGTGAGATGGTGGGAGAAGGAGTGAGGAGCGCCCAGCCCGAGAGGGCGGTACTGATTTTCGAGTGGAGAAGGGAGGGCTAACCGACCCAATCGCGGAGGGTCGGGGTCCGCTTGGCTACCCGGGCTATCACGGATTCGGGGCTCTCCCACTCCGGGATCTCGATGCGCAGGTAGAGCCCAGTCCTACCCACCTCATCCCTCCTCGTGAGAGCCTTAACGCGGTCCATCACGGTATCGATGGAGACCCCCAGTAGATCCGCCACCTCAGCCTCCCGGCCGATTACGGAGAACTCGATGTGCCCCGCGCCCGTCGGGATGATTGCGAGCAGCCTCTTGTTCACCCCCATTACCCTCTCGCCTCTGGTCAGCTGCTCCAGCGTGATCGAGCCGGCGAACCGGTAGAACTCCTCCTCCACCCTCGAGAGCTTGGCGAGGGGGATCGACACCTTCTCGCCGCCGCTGAGGTGGATGTAGAGCTTCGGAGTCGAGAGCGGTGTCGCCTGCACCAGCTCCCTGGCAGCGACAGCAAAGCCGGCCAGCCGCAAATGCTCCTCAACAAGCGAGGGCGGGCGGGGGTCCAGGAGGGCGACGTCGATGTCGCTACCCCTGTGCACGTCCCCGCGCGCCACGCTCCCCACAAGGAGGCTGCCGGGCAGGGCCTGCATCAACCGCTGCGCCCTTAAGCGCAGCTCGCGGAGGAGCTGCCACTGCTCCGGCGTGTAGGCGACCTCGACGCCGTCCCTGACCTTAACCGGCTTTACCCTGCCTGATCCTCCTCGCGTACTCGATCACCCGGAGCAGGTTGAGGGCGACGTCCAAGGCCTCGGAGACCTCGGAGTAGTCCTTCGCGCTCCTCAGCTCAGCGGTCACCTGCGCTAGCCGCTCCACAGCGGCCCGCTCAAGCTCCTGCAGCGTTAGGTTTCCCCGGGCCTGCAGCTCCTCCTCATCGCTGCTCACGATGACGAAGCGCTGACCGCAGCTTGGGCAGACAACCTCGCCAGTCTTCAACCGGAAGAGGGGGACGTTGCAGAAGGGGCACGTCTGCTCGAGCATCGCAGCCCCCGACTTAAGCATAGCAGCCATCTTCCTCACAACCTCGTCTTCCCGGGCGCTAGCCATACCCAACGTACCGCCATTGCTGCTTACCCCAGCCTAAAAGCGTGACTGAGCAGCGAAACTTGGGTTAGCGGGCTGGGAGAAGAGCTTTAAGCGGCATCCCGCTTTCGCGGTGGTGCTGTGACTAAGGCCGCTTCTAGCAGCGTGGCTTCGAGCTGGGAGCTCGCGTCCAGGAGGTACGTGAGGGAGGCTCTCAACCGGTTCGGCATCAAGCCGAGGAAGAGGCTGGGCCAGCACTTCCTGGTGAGCAGGAGAGCTCTTGAAGCGATCCTGGAGGCGGTTGACCCGCGGGAGGGCGAGGTCGTGTACGAGATAGGGGCGGGCTTAGGTGCGTTGACAGCCGCTCTCGCGGAGAGGGGGGCCCGCGTGGTCGCCGTCGAGGTCGACGGGAGGCTGGTGGAGGCCCTTAGGGAGCGCTTCAGGGGGTGCCCGCTCGTCGACATCCTGCACGGCGACGCGCTGCGCTTGCCGCTGCCGCGCTCCTCAAAGGTGGTGGGCAACATCCCCTACAGCATCTCCTCCCCGCTCATCGTAAAGCTGCTCCGCGAGCAGAGCTACGAGCTCGCCGTGCTTACGCTCCAGAGGGAGTTTGCGCTCAGGCTCGCAGCGAAGCCTGGAAGCAGGGATTACGGTAGACTCAGCGTTCTAGCGCAGCTGTACGCTAGCGTCGAGATCGTCGGCAGCGTGAGCCGGAAGGCCTTCTACCCGGAACCGGAGGTGGACTCGCTGATAGTCAAGCTCAAGCCGCGCAGAGAGCACATCCACCTTTTCCCCTGCGTGGAGGAACTCACAGCCCCCCTATTCTCGCAGAGGCGGAAGAAGCTCTCAAAGGTCCTCAAACGGCTGGGGCTAGACCCCGAGGCCTTTGCCAGCTTCGTCGACCTGGAGAAGAGGGTCTACGAGCTGACGCCTACGGAGATCTTGAGGCTAGCGGAAGCCCGTCATACCAGCGTTTTACCCGCGCGCTAGCATCTCAGACCCCAAACTGCCCAAATATTGCCAGAGGTTGACGCAAGGATTGCAATGACCGCGTCCCGCACGGTTTACGTTCAAGTGCTGGAGCTGATGAGAACGAAGGTTGTAGAGGTTAAACCTTCGCTGGCTGCATCCCTCTCAGCTCGGAAGATGCGGCTCGAGCGCCTCCTGGAGGCTATTATGGCCGGCCAGCTGCACGTTGAGCTAAATTAATGAGCCACAACCTGTAAGAGCTCCAGCCGATGAAAGGGTTTGGGCAAACCGATTGATGAAGAACCGGAGCAGGCATTGAGGCGCAAGGAATAAATAGAGTTTCTCACAATATGCCTGTGGAAACCCAAATAATAGAGTTGGCTAAGGGTCTCGCCGGCATTAATGAACCCTTCGAGCACGCGATCATCGTCTACGAGGACGGCTACCTACTACACCTCAGGGGCTCAACGCTCGGCGTAGGGATCCCCCTCGTCACCGACCACGGTAGAGCCGTCGCGATCGTTCACTCCCACCCCGTTCCGCGGACAGCCCCATCCCTACCGGACCTCAGAGTGCTCCTCTCGATGAAGCAGCTCGGCGTCGAGAACCCCAAGCTAGCAACTGTATACTCGGACGGCCGCGAAGCAACAGTCACCGTGTACACTCTACGCTCAACGCCGCCGCCCCATCTGATCCCGCTGCTGGAGCAGCACGCTCTCGAGTACGAGCGGTTGAACGTGGAGTCGCGCTTCGACCCGGCGATTTCGGAGAAACAGCTGCGCGAGCAGCACGCTCTCCTCAGCAGGCTGGGCTTGAGCATCGAAAGGTACCGCTTCAGGGTAGCGTCCTAGCGGAATGCTTTATTACGCAGCGGGTAGCCGCGCTACCGCAATGCGCTTATTCCATCTTACTCAGCCCTTCAGGGGGTTGGACAAGAGGTACAAGGTGATTCTCGCGGTGACAGGCTTGTACAATTGGGCTGCGAGCCTACCGGCCACCTATCTACAGATTTACACGGTTCAGCTGGGCGCTAACCCCGTTGAGCTGGGCTCGCTCTCCAGCATCGGGAGCGTGGCGAGCGCGCTCGCGGCAGCTCCGGCGGGCGCGCTCATGGCGAAGCATGGGGTGAGGAGGACGCTGCTTATCGGCTTCCTCGTCTTCGCTCTGTCAGCGTTCACCTACGCCATCGCCAGCCATTGGCTGATGCTCATCCCAGCTTTCCTCCTCTCCTTCATCG contains these protein-coding regions:
- a CDS encoding 2-oxoacid:acceptor oxidoreductase subunit alpha, with amino-acid sequence MAAKELAVLVGGPAGSGVFATGAIAARALLYHGYSVFATNEYPSTIRGGHQWVLVRGRLGENVYAHCRSIDALLALDAETIRLHEARLGGRGVVVCDESVAKGLCSNARIVALGLREVVEKAGAPPVAVNVAGLSALLAMMGARLEPILEAVKSYYRGRERLAELNVRVATMAYELGVKLEALSSLKLKYEPRGGRLLLDGNSAVALGALAGGMSFFAAYPITPASPILHFLAEVQEEVGAIVVQAECELAAINMAVGAAYAGARAVVATSGPGFSLMAEALGEAAMTETPIVVVNVQRAGPSTGLPTHTAQGDLRFAIHASHGEFPRVVLAPGDPVEAYQLTCEALNLAWRYQVPVILLTDKYLGESYWTIDGLPRVEPDEGSIIVGEAPAGYARYRVTDDGVSPMLLPGTRGARVYANANEHDEEGFVTVDPETVRRMQEKRFRKLRMLRALAEERGVKVYGSGRVALLVWGSTKMVALEALRELEGVKLVQVVWLEPFPAQSLGRELEGCRVLVAENNATGQLASLVREHLLREPDSLLLRYDGRQLEPEEIVEFVRGGRGG
- a CDS encoding Glu/Leu/Phe/Val dehydrogenase, which encodes MSESSSQLLRTVLTTLRRGIELGGFPEQFYTILSKPERVVIVSIPVRMDDNRLEVFEGFRVQHCSALGPYKGGIRFNPNVTLEDDIALAMLMTLKNSLAGLPYGGGKGAVRVDPRKLSRRELEMLSRGYVRALYSVLGELLDIPGPDSGTDQQVMAWMVDEYSRLKGYPSPASFTGKPVELGGDPARVYATGFGCAVITKLAAEEFIGTSKGLTLAIQGFGNVGSWHAYWASKMGFKIVAISDIGGTVYDPSGIDVEKAMKVVRETGTIYNYPGGEHSRDTKGALYADADIVAPDALENQLTVENAHLVKAKIVVEGANGPTTPEAERILAERGIVVVPDMLANAGGVVTSYFEWAQNLQRWSWGEEETRSRLAKLMESNFRRVCEHWEKLRSQRKDASMRDAAVVAALQRVYDAMKLRGWI
- a CDS encoding 5-formyltetrahydrofolate cyclo-ligase, whose product is MEEVRRQKEEIRRRVWRLLREKGVARPPFPIEGRIPNFAGAEAAAALLVRSRAFQKAEVVFCNPDSPQRPVREAALHYGKMVVMASPRLRSGFLVLNPSKIPRSAYREASTIAGAFKYGSQTLDKLPQIDLKVAGSVAVSAEGGRVGKGGGFSDLEYAILRELGVIDEGVPIATTVHDLQIVERIPMLKHDVPVDLIFTPKGQIEVSGPRRRPEGVYWELLSRDKLESIPVLKILMERRNL
- a CDS encoding nucleotidyltransferase domain-containing protein: MQALPGSLLVGSVARGDVHRGSDIDVALLDPRPPSLVEEHLRLAGFAVAARELVQATPLSTPKLYIHLSGGEKVSIPLAKLSRVEEEFYRFAGSITLEQLTRGERVMGVNKRLLAIIPTGAGHIEFSVIGREAEVADLLGVSIDTVMDRVKALTRRDEVGRTGLYLRIEIPEWESPESVIARVAKRTPTLRDWVG
- a CDS encoding Sjogren's syndrome/scleroderma autoantigen 1 family protein, translating into MASAREDEVVRKMAAMLKSGAAMLEQTCPFCNVPLFRLKTGEVVCPSCGQRFVIVSSDEEELQARGNLTLQELERAAVERLAQVTAELRSAKDYSEVSEALDVALNLLRVIEYARRIRQGKAG
- the rsmA gene encoding 16S rRNA (adenine(1518)-N(6)/adenine(1519)-N(6))-dimethyltransferase RsmA, giving the protein MTKAASSSVASSWELASRRYVREALNRFGIKPRKRLGQHFLVSRRALEAILEAVDPREGEVVYEIGAGLGALTAALAERGARVVAVEVDGRLVEALRERFRGCPLVDILHGDALRLPLPRSSKVVGNIPYSISSPLIVKLLREQSYELAVLTLQREFALRLAAKPGSRDYGRLSVLAQLYASVEIVGSVSRKAFYPEPEVDSLIVKLKPRREHIHLFPCVEELTAPLFSQRRKKLSKVLKRLGLDPEAFASFVDLEKRVYELTPTEILRLAEARHTSVLPAR